Sequence from the Methanobacterium formicicum genome:
TTGGGGTCCCGTCCCAGTACTTCTTTGATGTATTCCAGTTCATCTTTGGTTAAAGTCATGCTACATCTCCCTTTTTTGCCTTGATTAATATTCAGGACTTTTTAATACTTATGGTTAATTTGTAATCTTCAATATTCCATTTCTTGGTGTAATCCCCATCTTCATCGGTAAACTGGAGATTTTGTGCCCTTACTTCGTGGGATATGAAATCAAGATGTGGGTTTACCAGTGAACTGAACTCTGGACTGCAGTTGACATAAACATCTATATTGGCTTCCACATCCAGATCCAGGTCTTTTCTCATATCCTGTATCCTTCTTATGAGTTCACGGGACATGGCCTCTGACAATATATCCGGGGTGAGTTCGGTGTCCACGAAAACGCTTCCCTGGGCAAACTCGGCACTTACCACGTTATCTGGTAGTTCAGTTTCAAACACCACGTCACCTTCTTCCAGGGTGATGGTTTTATCCTCCAGTTCCACCAGATACTTTCCTTCAGATTCCATTGCCGCTACAATCTGGGCACCATCAACTGATGCTAATTTACCAGCAACTTTAGGAACGTCTCCCCGTAGTTTAGGCCCTAATGTCTTCATGTTAGGGGAGGCCAGAACTTTAAGGCCTTCAAACTCCTCTAAAATCTGCACACCCTTGGTGTTGGCCTGTTCAGTGAGGACATCGGTGAGTGCTTCCACTGCTTGGGTCACCCTATGGTCTTCGGTGACAATAACAATTTCTCGCACCGGCCAGCGGAGCTTGTAACGGGCCACATCACGGGCCCGGGCACAGGCCTCAATTATATCCCTTAATATGTCCATGTTGGTTTCCAGTTCCTGATCGATGATTTCCTGGTCCAGACACCAGTCCAGCATGTGCACACTATCGGGAGCATCTTTATCCACGCCACGGACCAGGTTCTGGTAGATCTCCTCGGTAACATGGGGGGCTATGGGTGCCAAGATGGTTATCAAATTCTTAAGCACATGGTAAAGAGTGTAATATGCTCCCAGTTTATCCGGGTCATCTTTTTCCACCCAGGTACGTCCCCTTATCAGGCGCACGTACCAGCGGCTTAAGTCCTCCAGTATAAAGTGGTTCAAACTGCGGGTGGCCTTGTGCAGGTGCAGGGAATCCATGGCCTCAGTGACCTCCAGGGCCACGGAGTGGACCCGGGAAGTAATCCAGCGGTCTTCATCACGGAACTTAAGATCATCAGGAGAGTGTAAAGTAGGATTAAATTCATCCAGGGCCATATAGGTGGTGCTGAAGACGTAAACATTCCATAAAATGTTGAACATTTTATTTACAGTGCCCAGTTCTTCCCAGTTGAACTTCAGGTCGTCCCATGGTTTGTTACCCCAGAGCAGGTAGAAACGGAGGACATCTGCCCCGTATTTTTGGATCACCTCATCGGGTTCCACCACGTTCCCCAGGGATTTGCTCATCTTTTTTCCTTCTTCATCCAGGGTGAAACCGTGCATCAGAACCCTCTGGTAGGGTACACTATCCATGGCGATTACTCCACAGCCCATCTGGGAATAGAACCATCCTCTGGTCTGGTCATGGCCTTCGGTAATGAACTGGTAGGGGTACCATTCTTCAAACATTTCCTTTTCTTTGGGGTAGTGAAGAGCAGCCCATCCTGCCACTCCGGAGTCGATCCACACATCCAGAACATCTGGGGTTCTTTGCATCTTCCCCCCACAGGAGCAGCCCAGCTTTATCTCATCCACGTGTGGCCGGTGGATGAAATCACCCTCTAGCTGGCCTTCCACTATTTTCTCCTGTAGCTCGTCTAGGGATCCTATCACTTCCATCTTCCCACAGTCTTCACAGAGCCAGATGGGTATGGGTATGCCCCAGTACCTTTGTCGGGAAATGGTCCAGTCTCGGGCGTTTTCTATCCAGTTACGGAACCGGCTTTCACCAGCCCAGGAGGGCACCCATTCCACCTTGTCCAGTTCACTGAGCATCTGGTCTTTGATGGCAGTGACCTTTAAAAACCACTGTTTGGTGGCCAGGTAGATGATGGGGGTTTTGCACCTCCAGCAGAACCCGTAACGGTGGTCGATGATGCCCTCTTTAAAGAGGAGATGATGGGAATCCAGGTCGGCAATTATGTAAGGGTCGGCATCCTTCACAAACTGACCCTGATATTTCCCTGCGCCTGCAGTAAATAAACCTGCTTCATCAACTGGGCAGAATATGGGCAATCCGTATTGTTTTCCTATTTCAAAGTCATCGGGACCGTGTCCCGGTGCGGTGTGTACACAACCGGTTCCTTCAGTGAGGGTTACATGTTCACCAGGGAGTATACGGTAATTGAAATCAATTTTAGCTTTTGAGTCGCTTTGAAAGGTAGTATGGGCATAATCGGGGGTTATTAAACCTGTAAGGGGATGTTCATATTCAGTTCCTTCCAGATCACTTCCCTTGACTACTTTTACTATTTCATAATCCTGTTCCGGGAAGGTAGCTTCCACCAGGGCTTCAGCCATCAGGTAAACTACGTCCATGCCTTCATTTTCAACTTTAACATAGGCATAATCGTAATCAGGATGCACACAAACTGCCAGGTTGGCCGGTAGTGTCCAGGGAGTGGTGGTCCATACTAAAATATACTCATTTTCCTGGCCTTTTAATGGGAATTTAACGTAGATGGAGGGGTCTTCCTTGTTTTCATAGTCGATCTCGGCCAGGGCCAGTGCAGTTTCGCATCTAGGGCACCAGGTGATAACCCGCAGGTCGTTTACCAGGAGTTCCTTTTCATGAGCTCTTTTA
This genomic interval carries:
- the ileS gene encoding isoleucine--tRNA ligase, yielding MAIKEAPRSYQSKVIEEKIQKFWDDNHTYQLTKDLRKDHPKFSFLDGPPYCSGRIHLGTAWNKTIKDSFLRYKSMSGFNVRRQAGWDTHGLPIEHKVEGLLGLKSKKEIERSIGIENFVNKCKEFAVENQALMTKQFQMMGVWMDWDNPYVTFDTQYMESCWWTLKRAHEKELLVNDLRVITWCPRCETALALAEIDYENKEDPSIYVKFPLKGQENEYILVWTTTPWTLPANLAVCVHPDYDYAYVKVENEGMDVVYLMAEALVEATFPEQDYEIVKVVKGSDLEGTEYEHPLTGLITPDYAHTTFQSDSKAKIDFNYRILPGEHVTLTEGTGCVHTAPGHGPDDFEIGKQYGLPIFCPVDEAGLFTAGAGKYQGQFVKDADPYIIADLDSHHLLFKEGIIDHRYGFCWRCKTPIIYLATKQWFLKVTAIKDQMLSELDKVEWVPSWAGESRFRNWIENARDWTISRQRYWGIPIPIWLCEDCGKMEVIGSLDELQEKIVEGQLEGDFIHRPHVDEIKLGCSCGGKMQRTPDVLDVWIDSGVAGWAALHYPKEKEMFEEWYPYQFITEGHDQTRGWFYSQMGCGVIAMDSVPYQRVLMHGFTLDEEGKKMSKSLGNVVEPDEVIQKYGADVLRFYLLWGNKPWDDLKFNWEELGTVNKMFNILWNVYVFSTTYMALDEFNPTLHSPDDLKFRDEDRWITSRVHSVALEVTEAMDSLHLHKATRSLNHFILEDLSRWYVRLIRGRTWVEKDDPDKLGAYYTLYHVLKNLITILAPIAPHVTEEIYQNLVRGVDKDAPDSVHMLDWCLDQEIIDQELETNMDILRDIIEACARARDVARYKLRWPVREIVIVTEDHRVTQAVEALTDVLTEQANTKGVQILEEFEGLKVLASPNMKTLGPKLRGDVPKVAGKLASVDGAQIVAAMESEGKYLVELEDKTITLEEGDVVFETELPDNVVSAEFAQGSVFVDTELTPDILSEAMSRELIRRIQDMRKDLDLDVEANIDVYVNCSPEFSSLVNPHLDFISHEVRAQNLQFTDEDGDYTKKWNIEDYKLTISIKKS